The genomic stretch AAAATTAAATAGCTTCACAGCTCTTACTTACCTTACTGCTGATAAGAAATCTGGGACAATGTCTTATCAACATAAACCCAATACTAAAGGTCaaatacaaaaagaaactgtacTTTCTTAATAGGGCATCCTTTCAGGATACCAAAATATTAACTctttttaacagaaaaatcagcTTATGTGGTTCATCGCGTTTAAAAGTTCAATAACGAGGATTCTggcttaaaaacaaatttatgtcACTTGTTCAGTGTATTAGAtgcatatgaaataaaagaattagATATGTATTAGTTCTTCAGTGGTTTGCTATTGCTTTCCTAAAGGCTAAGCCGCTGCCGATACGTAGGCTAGAAGGGGTGAGGTTTACCGAACCCTTTAAGGCTATATCTGCcgagcctgataacattgatatatatcaaaagaaagtattttgtaacctttatttattatttaactcCTATAACCTATCTAGATCAACGTATTACCCACTAACAACGGATCATAAGACTATGTACCTCCTATAGTGTTAAATTATTCCACGATCGTCGAGAATTAAAATACTTTAGTGtctaaaacaagtattttaaataaattaaacattgataCTGTAGTAGAtttcattttctgattttttttctcacatttttttttctgaagcaggctgttttaatggaaaaataaGAGGCGGAGACAGAACATAATTATTCTCATTTCACTTGTCTTACATTCCAAGTATACAAATATGACAACGATTACAGTACAAGAATATTAAAGAGACTAACCCAAACATTTTAGGTGAAAACAATTCCtatcaaaatacataaaaattgaGTACTCTCATAGTGACTAGTGGTAAAATCTTAATGACAAAtgcttttttgcaagatattcttataaataaccaatatTTATGTAGAAAGTAGTataccgttgcaacgcttttgaaataatgtagaaactttacattcttcttgcattttaccaatattttacttttatttttacccactttatcatttttcagtgtcatatacacATTCTGGTGGAAAAGAACATGTTGGAAATTTTCATCCAAattgtgggcgagtagctttactTGTTAGTATACTGACGGTCAAATtttcgatttttagctcacctgagcaatgctcaggtgagttttcctgatcgctcgatgtcctgcgtctgtcgtctgtctgtctgtctgtctgtcgtctgtcgtctgtcaacatttggcttgtgtatgcgatagaggctgaatttttcaactgatcttcatgatatttggtcagaatgataaccttgattaaatctaggccgagtttgaaaatgggtcatctgggctcaaaaactaggtcactaggtcaaatcaaagaaaaaccttgtgtatgcgatagagactgcatttttcaattaatcttcatgaattttggtcagaataataatcttgataaaatctaggtcgagtttgaaaatgggtcatctggggtcaaaatctaggtcactaggtcaaatgaaagaaaaacattgtgtatgcgatagaggctgtatttttcaattaatcttcatgaattttagtcagaatgataaccttgataaaatctaagtcgagttcgaaaatgggtcatctgaggttaaaaactaagtcactaggtcaaatcaaagaaaaaccttgtgtatgcgatagatgctgtatttttcaattgatcttcatgaaatttggtcagaatgattgcattgataaaattttagtcaagtttgaataaaggtcatctggggtcaaaaattaggtcactaggtcaaatcaaagaaaaactttgtgtatgcaatagaagctgtatttttcaataaatcttcatgaaattaagtctgaataatagccttgatgaaatctaggtcaagtttgaatatgggtcatcttggataaaaaaggaggtcaccaggtcaaatcaaagaaaaaacttgtatacgctatagaggctgtatttttcaactgatcttcaagaaatttagtcaaaatgattgccttgataaaatctacattgagttcgattatgggtcatatgggttcagaaagtaggtcaccaggtcaaatcaaagaaacaccttgtgtatgtgatagaggctgtatttttcaactgatcttcatgaaattttgtcagaatgatagccttgatgaaatttgggtcaagtttgaatatggataagctgggtttaaaaactaggtcactaagttaaataatggaaaaaacttgtgtatgcaatagggactgcattttacactggatttcataatatttgttcagaatggttgccttgatgaaatctaggtcaagttcgaatatgggtagtctggggtcaaaaactaggtcactaggtcaaatcaaagaaaaactttctgtatgcgatagaggctgtatttttcaattgatcttcatgatatttggtcagaatgatagccttgatgaactctaggttaagtttgaatatgggtcatctggggtcaaaaactaggtcactaggtcagatcaaagaaaatacttgtttatactcaagattttttgctctaattttaatgataattggtcagaatattttttccatgaaatcattaggtcaaacatgtttacactgttatggtgtgtaacAGTGTgcttctcaggtgagcgacctagggccatcttggccctcatGTTTATTTCTTTGGAAAATGTTCGAAGAACATGCAATCTATCAATATATGCTTTGACCGATTTAACATGGTATGTGAAAATCATAAACATTACTTATAAAGACCGAATATAAACGCATccaagatatatataaaaaaaattccacaACTCTTTGTAAGAAATCGAGTAGCATCAAGAAATATCGTTATTCAAACTTACGGCATTGTCAAATTacattaaacaacatattttgatatCTAATAACTACTGAACTACCTGCTTTTGACGGTCTGTGTATGttgaattaaaatttttcatataCTGAGAACTCATTGTAATTCTTTGGTACTAATTTTCGTAGAATTAATAGTTGCGTCAATCCACAATAGTAAATACCTGCAGACATAAAAATCCATAGAAATAATATTCATAAATCGACGATTCCATGTCCGCACGGAAGTATGCATTTTTGCCAAAACCACACAATTTTCGGTCGGTGCAATTAAATGTTTACACTGTACTAAGTCTATAATCAGCACTAACAGAACTGCCCAACATTTAGTACCCTGTGCTTATTCTTTGCTTGATTAACATTTAGCCATTCAATCGGTAAATTTtccgtgaacacccctttgaatgataagtgttACTGCCAAAATCgaaagatagaccagtccattttagaaatttagcaggctaaaggttaaaatattaaTGTGGCATCCATATAAAGAACCACACGTTTGAAAAGTGTCCCTCTCTTTTTTTCTCCTCAGTCATTAGTGGTCTCCATTGGTTTGTAAATCTGGAAACAAAAACGCCTTATTAAAGCACCTTACCAATCAATACCCGGtaaatgaaattgatattaaTGATGACATTCATGATTATTTGGATATATTTATCtctttaagtctaataaaataaataaatttaagaaataaatgtaagaTTAATATACTCATGAAATGTGTATGTTTTGTAGCCAATAATCGGTGTCGCTAAAACGTAATCTATTTCCTTACATGTCCATCCTTTCCGTTTTCCACGGTCACAGTTTTGTCCAACTCGTGTATCTTTTCTCCCTCCCGCCATTCTGTAATTCCTTTGAGCCGGAAGTAGATGTACAACATAGCAACAATTAGCGTCGCAATTGCCGTCGCTACCGTTGCGTAACCATGAATAGCGTTACGGAAAAATACGATGTCGTACAGAAAACATGATTGTCGTTCTCCGCACGTGTACTTCCATAAAGTGCACGTTCCGTCAATTACAGCACCAAAGATAACTGGACCAGGCATCCAACCTGTAATGATATGGACCTGTATACATCTGATAACATGAATAAATCTGAGCTAATTTACAATTACAAATTATGTGAGTGAATGACTGATTTTTAATGAGCAAGTGAGTGAGTTAATGTGAGATGTAGTGAGCGAGTAAACGAGGTTTTGAGTCAGTGAGTACTAAGTGAAATAAACTGAGTTAGTTATTTGTTTAGTAAGTTAGAAAGTTAAGTAGAGTAAATAAAGTGAAGAAAAGTAgaagaataaaaagaaataaacaagcaGTTAGACTATGGCACAGAAATTGAAATCAATGTAACATTATTTAATTACGATAAAAATCCATGTTCAATATTCGCAGTACATTTTCTTATTACAGATCAACTGTAAAGGGTGCTCTGTCCAAGCTTATTTGTGCAAATGGTCCAGGTGTTGCTGttgattaaaatgttgtttttttgtgggtttttttgtcgggacaaaattttattttcatagcaATGCTTTTTAAACTCCATGTAACATATAACCTTAGATTAGATCTTAAGACCGCATGTTAAATACAGACTAAAGGAAAAGATAACAGTACCTAGTGCGGAAGTTAAGAATCCGGAAAATGCCGATGCTGCAGCTCGATCTCTTTCTTCAACACACCTGCAATACAGAACGGGTTTCACATGTGAAAGATGTAATTTTCACTAAGTCAAAGTCCATAACTCcaatctggctgagtgaaatcccaaacagaacaccacgTGCGCAGTTTCACTTGCTATATAACAATACccaatgttttatgactctaagtcaaatactttttgaaatacaaatgacacaaacttgtatcccatttatgcatatttttgtcaatcaaGGGCCATACCTCTTGTCTGACTGATAAAAATCCATGTGCACACTTCACATGcggaataatattcctatgatgtttcatgaccctatataatatactttttatgtgcgacacaacttttatgccttttaaagcatattttgttAGTAAGtcaaaggcaataactctggtctgactgagtgatatctctaataaaaccccagatgcacaacttcacatgctaaatgatattcctgtaatgtttattaatactgggtcaaatactttttgagatacatgcaacacaacattaggccctttttatgcctattttagactaagacaagggccataactctggtctgactgtgtgagatccaaattaagaCCCCTGGTGCTTGCTTCTCGTGCTGAacaacaatcctgtgaggtttgatgagtCTAGGTCAAATATCTTTTGAGATATGAATGATACAAgttcggacggacagacggacgggcaAAGGCAACTTTAAATTAatttgggggcggggggggggtggggggtgggggggggggcacaaaaaatcAGATGCATGACTCAGTGAAAAGCCATTCAATCGAAAAACACGTAGAGTATGCGCAActgtaaaatttcattgaaattcgGCCACGTGTTTTTGAGATTCAGTCTGCCCTGGCTTATTGAGGTCATAATCAAGTTGGAGAGTTAATACTTTGTGCAAAAGcaacagttttcttttttcaacGTCAATATATTTGCTGAATCTGAACGTATTAAGATATGAAAATCGTAAAACTGTTTGTCAAAGAAATGGTGTTAGTGGTTAAAAATTTCTATATATCACCTGTTGTTATGCCGTTCCATAGCTTGGGCAATAGTTCAGAAAAGGTATGCTGGGCTTAAGTAAATAAAtgggaaaaaatgttgaaatttctgtCTGATGTCAAGTCATGAAACACATATAAAATGGTTGGCCAGTCAACAGTTTTTACAGACTCGTTGCTGTTTACTAGACTAAATCCATAGTATGCATTAGGCTTTTGGCCAAACACTGCCAAAATGCTTTTGGGTTTTACTTGTTGCTTTCTGGCAGCCCCTTTCAATGGAAAGAAGAAGTTAATCTTATGAAATCTGAGAATGCAAATATACCTTCATCTTTAAACCATTACCTTATTTTTGCAAGAAACGTCGGTATAATTTTGAAGGCATCGAAAAGCTTTCCTATGAATGTGAAACCAGCGTACAGGTACAGTTTAGCAGAGCACCCTTGATCACATAGCCCTGGCACAGCGTGGCCAGAAGGAATGCACGTGCAGTTCGTGAATGACTGTAAAGAGATCACAGAAAAATGCATTATAATATACGTGGACTTAATtgcttaaaataaatgtttaaatatttatactCAGATTACCCCGGAGCTGCCATATGTAACTTGtgaaaagttattattttaaaCTGATGCAATGATTAGTAAAGGAGATAAACCGTGATGCAAGAGTATAACGTCAGGCTCCAGATCCGGAGTGCCGCGGGTTCGAATTCAGACAGAATCGCCTTCACTACAGTCTATTAAACCAAGGCGCATGTAGAAATACAGGAAACAGCACGGGACTCTTATTTCAATTTGTTTGTAATGGACGAGCGGTGTCCCGAACTTACaatccctggtttcgtagtcaggaGTGTTACGACTTGAATACTATGCCCGCTGTAACTGATAACAAGTTTTTCTACAATCGATATTAAATATATAGGTTTTAACTAAAGGAAGTTTTTAAAGCTGTAGGTTCTTTATCATTCACCTCTTCCATCAATAGCTTCATATATGAAGGCCGCAAACATTAATACGCACCTATtagatgtacgcacgtattgagtgcatattctaacacgaccagcgagtaacctacatacatgtagatcaAAATCTATCTccggttattctgcaataaaccagtcgcgtgcaatgacgtcatccgatccaggtgcgtagcacggtcgtaaaaaatagttaccattttttctatcACTGTTGATAccagtatgtcgtgttagaatcgaaataacatgttcccaagtgtgatttatcgtagaaaaccctagtttttcgttcttatgcgaaacaatatatcacgaaggccttcgtgatatattgtacacataagaactcaaaatacgggttattctacaataaaccactcttgggaacttattatttcttaaatatactgaCCAAAGGTTAGGATTTGATTTGATcaaggtttaatagtgtacattcaatgcatgTGTACATTCGATTTGGGAGAAACTTATGGCACGAGgccacatacatgtatatggctTAAGGATGCTTATCGGAATTCTGTACAAAATTCGAAGAGTAAGTTGATGTTATTCTTTCAAACAGCACGGTGTTAATAACGGTAATATTTCATGTTATTGCACTGAAttatattacaatgtatattaGTAAAATGTTTAACCTTTGCGCTTTTCTCTGTACAACCAGCATGGCAGGGACTAAAGTAAGAACGTCCGTCATCACCACACACCGGAAAATATTTCTCGTCATCACAGGTACATCCTTGTATACAGGACTGTTCCACGGATTTGTACAATGAGGACGTCTCACTACGAGAAATAAAGAATATCTATTTTTAGCATTACTTAAAACTATACAATACTTtgatttcaaaactgttttgcGTCGTTTTATGTAATTCAGTAAATtggattagaaaaaaaaaccaaacagtCGCTCTTAAAGTGTTAGTAATTATATAACCGGATGGCAGAAATTTTTATGTTGGTGGCATATGCTATggtattaaaacattatttaatttaatttagagACTCTGTTTTCTAAGATTAAATGTCTTTTTTGTTTAGCTaaacaaatatgtatttaaagtatgaacaatttatatctttttctgcAATTTTTATGCTAGTTAAGTAAATATCTCTTTCTTTGCACTACAGTATTTCACGTGACATGTTTAAGTCAGTGAAAAGAAATGTTGTAAAACAAGTTGGaagtttagaaaaataatttcacacataaAAAGAAGAGCCTAATTTTTCTATAATATTCTCATTGCAAATCTTGTACAAAAACTATGATGTGACTGAATATGTATATTGTATGGATTGAGGCCACTTGAGTCATTCTAGAGCCGACTTTCTTTGCTAATACGTGTATTATGTATTTCATTCAATAGTTTTCATTTGCAAACTTTTATCATACCTTTTCCCATTGTCTCCTACTAACGCTGGTTGATCACATCCGAGTACAAATCCACTACACACGCAAATGAAATTAATGGCGTAGAATATGAGCAGCAACTTTACTGTTTTCTGGGGAGTCATTTCAATTCTACGAGACATTACGCCACCAAGAAAAGAACCCAACGCCACAGCAGCAATATAACTAAAAGCTGAAAAATGGAAGGAAAGAATAGGCATATTAAAACGAGAGAGATTCTCTAATACTGCAGACAGTATGACGAAACCAATCTTTTTCACTACgaaagtctaaaaataaatgCCAAAATCGTGCCTAATCGAAGTCGTCAAATGAAATCGTTTCGTCATCGCTGCAACAAATGTAGAACATAGAAATACGACAATAAAATCATATTTGCAAGCTGACAGCAATATTTTAAATCAAGGCACTGACAGGTACTTCAGCATAAATATGAATTTAACATGGTACAGAGGTATAACGGTTTACTCAATATTCAATTTAGGATTTTGCTTTCGTTTTAAGATTCAAAAGGAAGGGTGCATTTATTCACACTGTCGTTAAACTTTAGAAAATGACATGGGTTAAGAGTGAAGTTTGGTGCGATCAAACTCCCCATTCtcgttttgccactgaccgttccaaggcggtgccgcACTGTGttccttatttgtttgttttatcattgttttactttgtttacatatttttgtgtaaatatttatcatttgcaCATCCGTTCATtgttaagtgttttttttttgtctggagGTTGCCTTTTTGGAACTTCGCTAGTCCTCTTTGATCGTTGTCGTTGTTCTTAAAAAAGCGGAAAATTTCAGAAGTACCTTACCAAGGATGATATTTGCCTGCCACAACGGTACTGTGTACTGGGCAGCTAGATACTTCGGCATAAACGATAACACCCCTGCCACGCCCACTAGATTGATAACCGATGATAAAACTAGAGTTACGTAAACAGGATTACGCAATAAACGTTCAATGGTCTGCCCGAAATCTGAaggaaaaagtgtaaaaaattagctcgaatttaaattaaaattcgtTTCTACCTGAGtctatattttgacattttgaacgaTTGCATTTTCAAGGACGATCCAgttatttaaaagaatatttcagAATAATACTATCCCTTCAATTAGTGGAAATTTTaagaaagacaaaataaaaatgcaaaaaatagaataaaacgtTTTCATGGAGTTTGAAGAAACATTAATGCATTTGACGTATGCGTATTACTATTGATTCAGCGACTACAAGAACTGTTTATTTATAGCGATATCTCTTAGTTATAGTCTGAAAGATATATCTGTTCTGTGACTGATCGCTCTTTGTAATAGAGTTAGCAGTTACTGTAAATGATAATGAGAGATCAGCCAGACTTtgaatatctttaaaacatttgtcAGATATGTTGTTTGGCGAAAGTGCTATAGCTCTTATTAAACCAAAAGAGATATCTGCTCAAAACTATTTGTATTGAGCTACCATCTTAATGGAATGGGAAATCACATAGTCCTCGAA from Mercenaria mercenaria strain notata chromosome 16, MADL_Memer_1, whole genome shotgun sequence encodes the following:
- the LOC123541557 gene encoding solute carrier organic anion transporter family member 2A1-like encodes the protein MKFDKLPTEVADNGHVTSISGDIRREVDPNTQCGIGSFRPAFLQVFARIGAFIGIYSISGLLTSTLSVYINSQVSMLEKQFGFSSAETGLLMSCNDIGFLSCVIFAGFIARKVHIPRGLGISTILFGVCGVMCALPYFMQDHSAYEIENKPAGLGMSDNMTVVRTMGRKVPMCGNETLNGEDGCNAAAGSAQATANIQQLHIKKVAFSLIAFGMVFQGVGKSVRYPFITLYVDDAVDKRKTGFYMGILTGTGIFGPALAYLIGGLFSKIYVTLEPVDITPSDPRWIGAWWLGFLVFGACAIFFSIPIMCFPRKLKSKSRMKDLELTEKKVKSTEKKTVTQTLKHELRDFGQTIERLLRNPVYVTLVLSSVINLVGVAGVLSFMPKYLAAQYTVPLWQANIILAFSYIAAVALGSFLGGVMSRRIEMTPQKTVKLLLIFYAINFICVCSGFVLGCDQPALVGDNGKSETSSLYKSVEQSCIQGCTCDDEKYFPVCGDDGRSYFSPCHAGCTEKSAKSFTNCTCIPSGHAVPGLCDQGCSAKLYLYAGFTFIGKLFDAFKIIPTFLAKIRCVEERDRAAASAFSGFLTSALGWMPGPVIFGAVIDGTCTLWKYTCGERQSCFLYDIVFFRNAIHGYATVATAIATLIVAMLYIYFRLKGITEWREGEKIHELDKTVTVENGKDGHIYKPMETTND